DNA sequence from the Raineyella sp. LH-20 genome:
CGGACCGGGATCAGGACAGCAGGTGCGTCTCGTCCTGGATCCGGGCGGCCACCCTGGCCAGCGCTTCCGCGTGTTCCTTGGCGTGATGTGCACAGAAGAGGAGTTGTCCGCCGCTCGCGAGAGTCACCCGGAGGTAGGCCTTCGAACCGCAGCGATCACAGCGGTCGGTGGCGGTCAGTGCGGGATCCTGGACCGTGGTGGTCGTCGTGCTCATGGTGGGCCTCACTTTCTCCGGCCGAAAGGCCGGTGCGCCGGGGCGGAGAACTCGGTCGTGCCGCGGACTCGTGGTCGAGCCGTTCTGTCGGGATGCGCTGTCGATGAAACGTCCGGCAACACGTCCTTGTTCCCTCTGAGAGTACCGCCGGGACCAAGGAGACGAAGCGGCGGCGATGACGGGTGTGTCTCGATCTGACGACGGTACTGTCTCGGTCCGGTGACGGTCGGTCTGGCGCGCCGGCGACCGGGAGTCAGTGATCGCCAAAACTTCCATAGGGCAGCACTATGGAAAAATGGCGGAACACTGCTGACCCCCGGCCGTTCCCCCCGGCCGTTCCCCCCGGCCGTTCCCCGCCGACCGTTCCGCTGCCGTCGTGCCCCGGGGTGAGCGAAGTTGGTGACCCGGCGGGAGTTCCTTGACGGGGGTGTCGCGACGGTGGACGCCGTCTGGTCGTCCGCTGCCGTTCCGGTGCGTCCGCGGTCCGCCGAGCATGTCGTCCCGGGGTGGCTCGGGAGGCGGACGGTAGGCTCGGTCCGTGCCGACCTCCGTCAACGATCCTGCTTCCCGCGCCGCCGAGACCCGTACGTACGACGCACACAGCCTCACCGTGCTGGAGGGGCTGGAGGCCGTTCGCAAGCGGCCCGCGATGTACATCGGCTCGACCGACACCAAGGGCCTGATGCACTGCCTGTGGGAGATCATCGACAACGCGGTGGACGAGGCGCTGGCCGGTTTCGGTGACGCGATCGAGGTCACCCTCGCGGCCGACGGCTCGATCATCGTGGTCGACCACGCCCGTGGCATCCCGGTCGACACCGAGCCGCGGACCGGGCTTAGCGGTGTCGAGGTGGTCCTCACCAAGCTGCACGCCGGTGGCAAGTTCGGCTCCGGATCGTACGGTGCCTCCGGTGGCCTGCACGGCGTGGGCGCGTCGGTGGTCAATGCCCTGTCCAGCCGGCTCGACGTCACCGTCACCCGCAGCGGCGTCCGGTGGGCGATGTCGTTCCGCCACGGCACCCCCGGCAGTTTCGACGGCGACGGCCCGGATGCGGCGTTCACCCCGGGCGGCGGGCTGGTCAAGGCGGGCCGGGCACCCAAGGGCGCCACCGGCACCACGATCCGCTACTGGCCCGACCACAGCATCTTCCTCAAGGAGGCCAAGCTGTCGGTGCCCGACCTGCACGCCCGGGCCCGGCAGACCAGCTTCCTGGTGCCCGGGCTGCGGATCGAGGTGACCGATGCGCGGGGCGCCGAGCCGCAGGTCGAGGTCTTCCACCATGAGGGCGGCATCTCGGAGTTCTGCGACTTCCTCGCCCAGGACCCGCCGCTGACCGACGTGATCCGGCTGCAGGGCCACGACACCTTCGAGGAGACGGTGCCGGTGCTCGACGAGCGCGGCCACATGACCCCGACCGACGTCACCCGCGACCTCGGCGTGGACATCGCCCTGCGCTGGGGCACCGGCTACGACACCATCACCAAGTCCTTCGTCAACATCATCGCCACCCCCTCCGGTGGCACCCATGTCCAGGGCTACGACCGGGGCCTGGTCCGGGCCATCGGCAAGGCGCTGGAGGGCACCCGGCTGCTGAAGAACGGCGACGAGGTGGCCAAGGACGACGTCCTGGAGGGGCTCACCACGGTCGTCACCGTACGGCTCGCCGAGCCGCAGTTCGAGGGACAGACCAAGGAGGTGCTCGGCACCCCGGCAGTCACCCGGATCGTCGCCCGGGTGGTCGAGTCCGAGCTGGGGACGTTCTTCTCCTCGACCCGACGCGATGACAAGCAGCAGGCTCGGACCGTGCTGGAGAAGGTGGTCGCGGCCTCCCGTACCCGGGTGCAGGCCCGGATCCACAAGGAGGCCCAGCGGCGCAAGAACGCACTGGAGTCGTCCACCCTGCCGGCCAAGCTCAAGGACTGCCGCAGCAACGACGTGGATCGCTGCGAGCTGTTCATCGTCGAGGGCAACTCGGCGCTCGGCACCGCCCAGCGGGCCCGCAACGCCGAGTACCAGGCGCTGCTGCCGATCCGCGGCAAGATCCTCAACGTCCAGAAGGCGTCGATCACCGACATGCTGAAGAACGCCGAGTGCGCCTCGATCATCCAGGTGGTCGGGGCCGGGTCGGGGCGTACGTTCGACATCGACGCCAGTCGCTACGGCAAGGTGATCTTCATGGCGGACGCGGATTCCGACGGGGCGCACATCCGGACTCTGCTGGCCACGCTGTTCTTCCGCTACATGCGCCCGATGATCGAGCACGGTCACGTCTACAGCGCAGTGCCGCCGCTGCACCGGTTCGAGCTGACCAATCCGAAGAAGGGCCAGGAGAAGTACCTCTACACCTATTCGGACGCCGAGTACGAGCGCAAGCGCGCCGAGCTGACCAAGAAGGGCACCCGGTTCAAGGAACCCCAGCGCTACAAGGGCCTGGGGGAGATGGATGCCGATCAGCTGATGGAGACCACGATGGATCCGCGGCATCGTACGTTGCGCCGGCTGACCCTGGAGGACGCCGCGGGGGCCGAGGAGGTGTTCGAGATGCTGATGGGCAGCGAGGTGGCGCCGCGCAAGGAGTTCATCATCGATGGCGCCTACCGGCTGGACCACGAGCACATCGACGTCTGAGCCGTCCGAGTCAGTGCTGCAATGACGGGGCGCACGACGGGTCGTGTCGGATACAGGGCCACAGCTCTACGTTTCACCCGTGCAGATGTGCGTGTCATTCGGCAACTTTGCGCGGACGAAGCTCCTGTGCACGGAGCCAGGCCTCGAGATTCGCCAGGGTCGAGGCGAAGGCCGTCGTGTGGTCGGCGCTGTCGATCCCGTCCGGCACATCGGTGGCGGTGATGGTGACCAGACTTCCCGACGGGTGCGGCGCCACTGTCCACGTCATGGTCATCGTCCCGGCGAACCGTGGGTCGTCGGCGACGAAGTCGGCCTCCTCGACCACCCGGCTCGGGGCCTCGATCGCCACGAACCGGACCTCGGTGACGTCGGTGTTCGCTCCGGACTTGCCGGGCACGGTGGGATCGTCGTAGCGGAGCACCATCCGGTAGCCGCCGCCGGGCCGGGCGTCGAACCACTCGAACCGGCCGGTCATCCCGGCCGGCGGGAGCCAGACCGCTCGGGCCTCGGCGTCCAGCAGGGCGGCGAAGATCTCGTCGGGGGTGGCCTCGATGACGGCCCGTCCGGTGTCGGTGTGCGGCATCACATCACTCTAGGCCACCTGATGTGGTGGAAGTCACATTCGCTCCGGCCGTAGCGGCAGACTGATCCGATCCGCCCGCCGTCGCCCTCGATGAGTCTCCGGGGTGAGACATGCACCCGCTACCATCGCAGGCGGGCGCGAGCTTGCTCTCACTTCCGAGGCATCGCGCCGGAGGGGAGTCGCGATGTCCGGTCACTCTCGCCGACCCGGGGCCGCCACCCGTCCGGGACGCGTCGTCGAGATCGTCTGCCTGGTCGTGCTCGCGCTCATCGTCGTCTCGCAGCTGCTGCGGCCGTCACCGCGGGACGCAGCGATCTTCGCGGGCCTCTTTGCGATCACTCTCCTCGGCGCTCTGGGGGCATTGCCGTTGCCGAGCATCCGGCTGCCGGAATCGCATCGGGGCATCGTGATCGCGGAGTCGCTCCTGGCCGCCGTGCTCATCGCGGCCGGGCTGGCCCTGGTGATCGCCCCGCGCTCCGGCCCGGTCGACCTCGGTGTGGTCGCCGCCCTGGGTGTCGTTGCGGCGCCGCTGGTGTGGGGACGACGCGATGATCTCGCCGCGGCGCTGGACGTGGTCCCCGACGGCGAGCGAGTGCCGCTCAGCCGGGCGGGACTCGCCTGGGCCGCGCTGGCCGCCACCCTCGGGCTCTGGGAACTCGGTGCCTTCCTGCTCGGCTTCACCCGGACCCCGGACCCACCGCCGGCGGTGAGCGACCTCGTCGACCCGCTGATGAACGGGCCGCTGACCCGCGCCGCCGTGGTCGTGGTCTGGCTGCTGGTCGGCCGGGAGCTGACCCGGCTGGCGTGGCTGAGCGGCTCACGCGGGCCAGCCCCGGCCGGCCGGCCGGGCCCGGATGGAGCTGACTCGTCGGGGACCAGGTCCTCGGGTGGCGGGCAGCGGAGGAGTGATCGGCCGGATGGCGGCGCCGGGGAGGGTGGCCGACGGCAGGACGACTCCCGAGATGACCGCGGATGAGCAGCGTGGTCACGGTCGGGGCCTACGTCGTGATCGTCCTGCTGGGGGTGCTGCTCGCGTCGTACTCCCGGCGGCACCCCGAGCACATCGCCCCGCTGCACCGACTGCTCAGCACGGTCTTCGCCTCGCGGGCCACCAGGATCCTGCTCGTCGGCTTCTGGTGGTGGCTCGGCTGGCACTTCCTCGTCGGCCCCACCCTCGATCCCTGACGGAGGCATCCCGGCGAACGGTCGGCATCGCGGAGGGCAGTGGACGAGGGCGTCGTGCAGCTCACCGGTCGGTCCGACAGCCGCCCGTCCCGCCGGGCAGCCGATGGCGGTGCCGTGCCACGAACCGATACACCGCCTGTGCCACCTGGCGGGCTCCCGGCGCTCGGAGGAGCCGCCCGATCGGCATCGCCGCCGGGCCACCGTGGGAGAGCACCTCGGCGAAGGCCATCGCGCCGCCCGCGGTCCGGCCGTCGTCATGCTGCCGGGACGTTCAGTAGCGCTGCGTCAGCCGGCCGGAGTCCACGTCGTAGTGGAAACCGCCGACCAGGACGTCGCGGCCGACCAGCAGCGGATGCGTACGCAGCAGCGCCACGTCGAAGCGCAGGCCGGCCTCCTGGTCCGGTGTGCTGCCCAGCACCATCCCGGAGATGTCCGCGCCGGTGGCGTGGTGCACCTTGTCGGCCAGGAACTTGTCGTCCCCGGAGCCGACCGCGCAGCGGCTGTGCGGCACCACCATGATCCGGTCGACGTTGAGCAGGTGGACACCGAGGATGCAGCCGATCAGGGCGTCGTGGGTGACCCGACCACCCGGCGTACGGAGGATCTTGGCGTCGCCGAGCCGCAGCCCGATCATCTGCAGCGGGGTGATCCGGGAGTCCATGCAGGTGACCATCAGGACACCCGCCTTGGCGATGCCGTCGAACCCGCCGTCGGTGAAGGCCTCTGCGTAGTGGGCGTTGTTCTCGAGCAGGTCGGCGAAGTCCGCGGGGTGCATGGCGCCGACCCTACTCCGGGAGACCGGGACCACCCTCCGGGGCCGCGGGACGTGGACCGGCCGCCGCGGCCGGGAAGGTCCGGCTGCCGATCGCCAGGATCGGCTGGGCCAGCGGATGCCCCGAGCCGTCGCGGCGCCCGTCGGCGGGCGGCAGGTCGATCGGCGCCCCCGAGGCGGCGCAGGCGATGGCCGGCGCCGGTCCGGCCCAGGCCGACGCCAGCTCGTCCTCACCCTTGAGGAACCGATGGCACCGGACGCCCTGGGTGGCCCGGCCCTTGCCCGGGAACTCCTCGAACCGGGCCACCTTCACGCTGCCGGCCTCCGCGCCCAGCAGCGCGCCCGACGCCGCGGCGAGGGTGACCACCACCGACCCATCAGCCGGCACGACCCCGAAGAACACCACCCGGGCGCCAGGATTGAGCTTGACACCGGCGACGCCGCCGCCGGTCCGTCCCTGGGGTCGTACGGCGCTCAGCGGGAAGTGCAGCAGCTGGGCGTCGGAGGTGACGAAGCACAGCTCGGCGTCGGTGCGACCGCCCAGCCAGGCCGCCCCGGTGACCTCGTCACCGTCCTCGAGCCGGATCACCTCCCACTCGGACCGGGTGAGGATCTCCGGCCGCACCACCTTGACCACCCCACGGCGGGTGCCGACGGCCAGCCCGGGGGAGTCCGGGTCGAGCGGCACCAGGGCCCGGAACTCCTCCCCGGGCTCCAGCGCCAGCAGTTCCGACAGCCGGGAACCGCCCTGCAGGTTCGGGGCGGCGGCGGTGGGGGGCAGCACCGGCAGGTCCAGCGCGGACAGCTTGTGTACCAGCCCGGTCGAG
Encoded proteins:
- a CDS encoding DNA topoisomerase IV subunit B, whose product is MPTSVNDPASRAAETRTYDAHSLTVLEGLEAVRKRPAMYIGSTDTKGLMHCLWEIIDNAVDEALAGFGDAIEVTLAADGSIIVVDHARGIPVDTEPRTGLSGVEVVLTKLHAGGKFGSGSYGASGGLHGVGASVVNALSSRLDVTVTRSGVRWAMSFRHGTPGSFDGDGPDAAFTPGGGLVKAGRAPKGATGTTIRYWPDHSIFLKEAKLSVPDLHARARQTSFLVPGLRIEVTDARGAEPQVEVFHHEGGISEFCDFLAQDPPLTDVIRLQGHDTFEETVPVLDERGHMTPTDVTRDLGVDIALRWGTGYDTITKSFVNIIATPSGGTHVQGYDRGLVRAIGKALEGTRLLKNGDEVAKDDVLEGLTTVVTVRLAEPQFEGQTKEVLGTPAVTRIVARVVESELGTFFSSTRRDDKQQARTVLEKVVAASRTRVQARIHKEAQRRKNALESSTLPAKLKDCRSNDVDRCELFIVEGNSALGTAQRARNAEYQALLPIRGKILNVQKASITDMLKNAECASIIQVVGAGSGRTFDIDASRYGKVIFMADADSDGAHIRTLLATLFFRYMRPMIEHGHVYSAVPPLHRFELTNPKKGQEKYLYTYSDAEYERKRAELTKKGTRFKEPQRYKGLGEMDADQLMETTMDPRHRTLRRLTLEDAAGAEEVFEMLMGSEVAPRKEFIIDGAYRLDHEHIDV
- a CDS encoding SRPBCC domain-containing protein, translating into MPHTDTGRAVIEATPDEIFAALLDAEARAVWLPPAGMTGRFEWFDARPGGGYRMVLRYDDPTVPGKSGANTDVTEVRFVAIEAPSRVVEEADFVADDPRFAGTMTMTWTVAPHPSGSLVTITATDVPDGIDSADHTTAFASTLANLEAWLRAQELRPRKVAE
- a CDS encoding DUF6186 family protein, with product MSSVVTVGAYVVIVLLGVLLASYSRRHPEHIAPLHRLLSTVFASRATRILLVGFWWWLGWHFLVGPTLDP
- a CDS encoding carbonic anhydrase, which encodes MHPADFADLLENNAHYAEAFTDGGFDGIAKAGVLMVTCMDSRITPLQMIGLRLGDAKILRTPGGRVTHDALIGCILGVHLLNVDRIMVVPHSRCAVGSGDDKFLADKVHHATGADISGMVLGSTPDQEAGLRFDVALLRTHPLLVGRDVLVGGFHYDVDSGRLTQRY